A stretch of DNA from Coccidioides posadasii str. Silveira chromosome 1, complete sequence:
gaATCAACTGTAAGCATGTTaaacctgctgctagaagcacagagagataattcctctgtacaagcaagatttgctgaggcagaatctcagcagtcagagtagaaaatagacaaatgagatcttttaatgaagagtggcaggatctacatTCCTAATAAttcagctctaagacagaaactactataagTTCACCACAACAACTCATTTGCAGGTTACTTTAGTGTGATGAAGatgtttgccttgctccagtgaaaatacaattagcAATTgataagacaagatgtccagatgtatatatgtgaatgccaaacctgccaacaagagaagacttcaacacacaaattatataagttgcttgcattattgcTGACACCCAGTGGTCTCTAATgtttaatatctataaactttataacagacctctctctgagtgaagaggagagaaaccCATATGATGCAGTCCTGATTATTGTGAATtgatttataaagcttgcatgttttcttgtgtgtagaaagaagattaacacaccagagatggcaaatcttctgttcagaagagtatttaaagacttcagattttcaaataatattgttttggattagagatctgttttcacaagtgaatactggtcagagctatatttttacataaaagttagataaaaacttagcacagcattccacctaCAAATGAATGGCTaaacagagatactgaacaagattttgaagagatatctttaTGTCTATTGTAGCTATAGATAAGACaactgggaggagtggcttgtgtatgcagaatttgcatacaacagatcagaacactctATAATACACATGTTTCTATTCAAAGTAATGTATAGCTTcaaatctagagaaccagacaagatccagaagtcagtcaacaacaacaacaacatacagACAGCAtctgacagaagactgagaataatcttcatattaagagatagtctggtagaacatttgacaaaaagcaaaagagaatcaagcatagttctataatcaaagatatcaagataaagtgtatgcatctgatAATGAAgtaatgttgtcatcaagaaacctacaaacaatatattcttgcaagaagttagacaacaagtactatagacATTTCTTAGTGATAGagattatagaaaataatatatatcaactgaagctttctccaagctatcagattcacaatgttttccatgtcttatTGTTGAAACTGTACTGCACAAGAACAGATAAGGCACCAACACATTCTCccacagtactggtagacaaccatcatgagtgggaagtagatgaaatcttgaacaacaaagcacactactgcaagagacattatctagtgaagtgaaaagaattctctattaaGAAATTGATGTggaaatctgagaaaaatctcaaaaatgcacaagaaacccttaagaattatctaaagaaaagataaaattacaagaagacaaacaaatctatatacagaaagaaagataaacatgacatgaaacaaatataaaaattataatatatctacaaaatcaagaatttaacagtaAGAAGGCATATTGTAAGAGTGCTCAAGATACAGCTACAATAATGATGAACTGAttatagacaagcaagactcagaagCCACAGATATATTTGATACAATAACAGACAGAACTACAATAGAAGATACAGTTACAAAGAAAAacattacagataaagaagtataaagagaataaagcATTTCTATAACACTCtgaaaatcagaagaaataatatcagttagataattaatagaagatatgagattggcctaagcagaagttaatctgagaacaagtaagatagtacagaagatctacaagatcaGTTTTCATACTGTCTTAAAGAGCTTTAATTTcacttgtcaaacaagttataagatagttaagcaagactcagatatttacaactttattttctacttaagagagaacagtacaaactgagCTTGACAAATAAGAAAACTCAGACAGACTATCTTTAATAGATTCCATCTCAGACACAAGATCTATAGTCTTGACTACATGATGTGAGACAAGATAACAACATTTTATGGAAGGTTCTTCAACAATAGAAGTGGCCTGGTGATAGCAACATTTAGCAGCTCCTGAgtcaagcccacaaaattcacacacaagtatactcatgtaCTTGATATTGTACAGACAATATAGAtcagctgcatcaaaactatagtattcttctcaaagttacaaaagccaacaaactagttcaacagcagattctgaaatctacagccatgtcagaacaacaagaagaatagaTAAAGACATACTTATATCATAatagatacagatttgatgttctaaataataaaaacaagatttcttctcagtatcttatagacaagacttgtcttcatccagatagtttataaatattaagtaaatacagacagagtacagaagagtgtcttctttattatgtacaacagagtctttcaaCAATAACATCatgacaagttataaaacaaacaagaaacaacacctgagcctaaacaaagcagaagaaaagaagaaagaagagagccagaaactctttatttatacttATTATAATACAccaagattgctagtcccacaacttgttaataaataacataacaacaaacaacagataatatagcaaccagacaagcaaacaaacaaagaaacaagtacataataaaatactggactttcataataaaacaattgctgttctacaacaaaaaatgtctactgcaactagcagcaatacacatgcaggatatctatatagacaagcagtgagtaatacagaagcttacatattcaagaatctacaatactcCACCAATAATAGAGGAGCTACAACaatatacaaaaaaccactttggtAGCTCTATGCCTCAGAGTTCAAGATCTCTGGAgagggggatagtgttacaaacatagatctagatcaatcaagcatcagataacatcagatgttcagaggtattaACATGACCTCAAtactgaacatataagaatcacatgatttaTATAGATCATGGGAACTCTagtgttcagtctccaagtgagaGAACCTTTATGttttacacatgactctctcccatcagttgtgggcattgtacctacttagctctttcatacctctaattctgggaaaacctatgtgacctatGACCAGTTCACCTAACATTTTGACAACTTTAAACACTTTAAAGATTCCTAAAGAAGGGCTCAAAACCTTATGAAGAACCTACAAGACTACTAACCATGTATGAAGGCTATAGAAACTACTGAATGTGAACTTAATAGATGTGTGTGCTCTCACTTGTCATCCAAAAAATTGTGGGATGAGAAGTAAGATGTCTAATCCGAGCCActaagctggagactaactacatagagactagtgtctcAACATAAGAGTACCACAGGTAAACAATGTCCTAAACACATCAACAATATGTCACATATCTTTAAGAAGCATACCACTAATTGCAGCAAGAACCACATATTATAAGTGCAGCACTACATCACATCTATTATTGCACTCGCGGGAAAGGTGCTCAGCCATGTCCAGGATGCCATCAAGTGCACAGAACATTCAGAGAGATGTTTTGATCATCAAGAACTCTGTGGGCTTCAGTACCACCCCACTAAATGCCACCAACTTTACTTCTTAGTGGAGGCTGAACAGCTACAGCCAAGGCCCAGGCATCTAAATCATGCATACCTCCAAGGCCCAGCCTACAGTCACAGCGAGCAAGCAGCTAGTTGCAACCTGTCAAAAACCTGTCAACTCAAGCTAACCCCGGCCAGCTCCGAGAAGTTAACTTGTAGCTGGCAGTTGCCGTTCTGACTGGGACCGTGCGCGGTGCATTGTATTTATGCAGAGCTGAGATCTGGGCAAAATCATGTGACATCATTCGAAGCCTCTTGAATCCTGGTGTGCTCCATCAGAATGAATGCTGCCACGGGTATGGACAGCTCATCATTTCAACTGCATAGAGTCCAATTTAACCAAGTGAAGGAACAggtaaaataaaagaaaataaaataatacaAGCCAATGAGATCCCAAACACACCTTGTCATATGCTGGATCACAGAAGTGCGAGATGAGATTGCCCATCGTCCCCTACTGATTTTGTCAAAAGCCCTCAATACCTTCATAAAGTAATTTTCACTTTCACAGATATGGGGAATGTTGAAATACCTAAGCTATTGGGATAGCCAACTTATACTGTCAAAAAGGTACTGTTCCAGGTATGACTGTGCGGTCCAGAGATTTTTTGCCCGCTGAGATCATTTGAACAATCAACAACAGCAGGTGAGGTGGGTCCTCTCACTGTTTGTCAACCCCGCTTCTGGAGGGCGCTCAGCCTTGGGCATCAGATCACGCATGGGATTCAGAGCCATGATTGTGTTATCAGCCAGTTTCTTCTCTTAGTCTCATGGTCTTGTGCCTCTATGCCTCTCTCTATTTAAGACGGCATAGTTGGCTCCAATCAATGAATCAAATTTAATTTTTTTCAGATTTAGCCCTGACTCGACCACTTTCGTGTAAGGGTAGCAGCTCTCTCCATCCCTCCTGCTGTACTATTGCAAAACAGTGAAGATCAATTTGCATACCGGTAAGGATTCCTATCTTCAATAGTCATATTGTATTCACTGACATGCAGTTAGTACCAGAGATGTGCTTCCAGATGCGAAAGACACCGGCAAGGTGGCCCGATTGCACAGGAGGGATTGGGCCGTGTAGTACGCATGAACCTGACCACGACTATATACAATGGTGCAAACCGGCGGAGCAAAGAGGGAGTCAATGTGAAAGCCCAACGCCTACTTCTCAAGCAAGCTCAACTAAGCGCAAGCGAAATTGTCCAAACCATCGAAGTCAGGGCAAACCAAAAAGTGATGAAGGGGATGCTGGTGCAGGTGGCGGCTCTGTCTCCCAGCCACATGGGGTAAAGGTTGGAGCATAAGTTAGTGAAGCGTTGTTTGGTGGCGGTGGCGGTCACATGCTCTTTTTTCTCAGGACAAAAAAGGGGACGTTGAACAAAACACATCAAATGTTGCTCTGTATCAAATTTTAGTTTTGTGCTGCAACCTTCCCCTGACTTTCCTTCATGATGCTTTACATGCTAAGAAGTGTGGGCTCTCAAATCAATCAACATTTATTTCTCTCTTAGAATGTCTACCCCTTTCTTAAACCTTGACGGGACTCCTCTTAGTGATCCTGTTATCGGCTATGGTGGAACCGGGGTCGTTGTCCAACAGGATGGCACCGCGGTTAAAATTCCATTAAGGTATATCGGTGATAGTAACGTTGATATACAAGCGAACCTTAAAGTCATCAGACATGAAATAAGCGTGTATCGACGGCTACGGGGCTGTGAGGGCGTTGCACGTTGCTTTGACTTCCCTGGTGATTGTATTCGAATGGAGTTGATGGAAAACGGAGATCTTACTGCATATATAAAGAAACGACGCCCGCCTCGATCGGATCAGCTCTCATGGTTTCGGCAAATGGCTCATGGCCTTGCCCACATTCACGACCGCTGCGTTGTAGTAGCAGATATTGCTACGAAGAACCTCCTTCTCAGCGCCGACCTCTCCATAAGATTCTGTGACTTCTCCGAGTCCTCTATTCTGCCCCTCAATACCGATATGGAGCGCGTCGACGAGCGTGGCTACTCAATTTACACAGACATGGGCCAACTGGGTGCAGTGATGTATGAGGTCGTAACTGGGTACCATTGCGAATTTGATCTCTTTAGGGATCAACCGTCAGGGCCCGCCTGCGCCGCCTGGCCACGGCGGGATATTCTACCTTCCACCCAGGACGTCTGGCTTGGTTCCATCATTGAAAGGTGTTGGGTCAAGAATGCGTTCCAGAACGCGAGAAGTCTGCTGGCTGCGCTGGAGTTGGTTACTCTGGATTGTCCACTTGAACACGAAAAGAAGATCTATGAACATTTAGGACCCCATGCCAACGTGCTCGCAGATTTTGAGATATCGCTCTTACCGGACAGGACTCTTGACAAATACCTATCACAAACAAAGCTAAATCGGACCCGGCAATTGAACTGCATGCGGGAAGCAGCCGCTGCTGTCTCATATGCACATTCAAAACGTGTACTCATCGGCGGTTTTACTGCAAGAAACTTCCTAATTGCGGATGGTCAAAGGCTTAAATTATGTTACCTTGGGAACTCTCGTGTCGTTCCGGAACATCTGGATATTGGCGAGGTCAATGAGGACAGTCTGTCGTTCAAGCATGACATTGCCTGCTTCGGTTCCCTTATCTATAATGTTGTTACTGGCGAGAAGTTCGAAGCCCGTATCTGCCAGCCTTCCAACCCAGCTACATGGTATCATGCGGCGATTTCTGAAAATGAGAACTACGCGATTCCAGATcgaatggctgaagccaggCGTATCCATTTTCCCAACTGGCCTTGGGACAGAGAGCTGCCCAACACAGAGGGCATATTCCTGGGTAATATTATTCAAGATTGCTGGGCTCTGCCTGGGTATATGAGGATGGAAGATGTCTGTAGTGCACTCTCGGAACTTTCAAAGCAAGATCGCTCTATGTTGACAGGGAAGAGCGGGTTTCGTGTATTACGTCTTCCCTTTGTTCCCGTGCTTGCGGTCGCAGCTGGTTCGCTGGTATTTATTGCATTCCGACGTGCAACACGTCTTTCGCTTCTTTCACTAGTGCCCAGGTCCTTTCGGTATTTCTTAGGGTTGTGTCTGTCCAACACAGCAGGGAGTTTAGTGTCCACTTATTTCCCCCTATATAGTTAAACGTATGAAGTATCTAGGAGGTTATTTACGAGTCCACCCAAAAAGAACAACCTCCTGACCCATCCCCTGGGCGTCAATTCGTAAAGACTCTCCTTAGCTGTGCAGAGGAACATCACAAATACCAGCAGAACAGAGGGAGTCTATGCAGGTCCTTTCTCAGGTTAATTACTACATGGAACAGCATGATGCGCGGTACAGTTATGTCTTATCCAACACTGAACTGGTACCCATCAAAAGGCTAGAGGCGAGTGGGAATTTACTGGTTGCACATGCTATACCATGGGAAACAAAGGGACCTGAACAACTAGTGGTTCTCCTGGGACTGTGGTACCTTTGGATGTTGAGCACAGCAGATGATGACTGGCAAATTTTGTAATTTTATTATGCTTGGTGTCTCCTTGAAAGTACTTTTTCTGGTAGAATTTGGTATAGGGCGCAAGACCCCTTTTTTGGTCTCTTTCCTGCAGACATCATTAGTTTCTCCTCAATAAATAAGCAATAACTAAAGGTAGTGAGATGACAAACAGGCAATGGTCTGAAACTTTCAACAACAGCAGTTTCAAAGTCAATCTGCTCACATTCCTTCCCTTCAATTGAACTATTTTAGGGAAACACAATGTTGGCATCAAAATCAATccacacaactctctcagGATCACCAGGAACAATGATTACATTTTTTGGATAGTGCTTGACTCAAGTAGAGTGAATTTGCTGGATGAATATAACATCCTTTCACAATCAATCTGGTGTGTAAGTAACACAGTTCAATAGGAGAGACTTTGACAGAAACTTGACTAAAATGGCACATGGATGGTTAGTATCTTGCCGAAAGGTATCAAGGTAGAGAGCACAGGCCACCAGCTTGATATTTACCGCAAATTCGTAAAACTTGGGAATGAAGCCAGTATCGCATATTCTGAACTGTTTGAAGTAGCAATAGGCTCTAATTTCGCAGCGAGAGGGTTTAAATCACGAAGAAGGTCAGAAGCATAGCCAGGATCTCTGTTTGTGGAACTACGTACGTATAAATTAGAAACGATAAACGTTGAGCCAGAATGAGGGCACATACAATTTTCAGGACCCGGACCTTGCCGCAGTAGCTGATGTGAAATAGTGACGACGCCTCCGAGCTTCTCAAAGTTTCGACAAACTCCACCTTCTCAAAATCAATGTTGATCTTGAAGCTGTCAAATCCTGTCTCATCGTAGATAGTATCAGCCTTCTTGATCGACCCAACAAAGGCCTTTGGCATGAAGATTAAGGTGCTAATTACGAGTCAACTATCCGTAATTCTGAAGCATCTGGTGGCCACTTGTGCAGCAAAGCACGTGAAGGGAAGATGTCGCGCCTAGAGAAAATTGGGGCCAGTTTATCCAGCCGCCTTCGCATGTATATCACGTGACTATACTTGTATTACGTAATTTTTTCTCTCGGCAGACGGTGCTTATCGGCCAACAGCATTATTTGGTTCTTCAGCAACATACTGAGTTACATCCGGGAAGCAAGGCTGAGATAGCATTTAGAGTTCCTGAATATAAGGAGAGTCAACTCAAAATTTGACTTAGCAGAACACAAGAGACATGTTGCTACACTACAGGAACTACAGGGATTATCCATTGACATTGTCAGCTTTTTTAATGTATATTTCAGAAGTATATCTAGCTTCAATTCCACTGTGCAAGCAGTGTTTTAAAACACAAGAAGATGGACAAGCTTTTTATAGTAATGTGAGGatcatacatgtggatcagcatgacaatgaatctatAGGAGGAATTGTACATagaaaagagtacacaagataaagCTTCTGGTAttggcaactatatacaacttgtagacaggtgttacaaatgtaggCCTAGACCAACCTTGCGTCAGACAACATTGGATATTTGGAATGCCATGTGGCCATACTcctgaatgtataaggattGCATGACTCTTATGAATCATAGGAACCTtagtgttcagtcttctagttagagaatctctacattctacacatGACTTCCTCCTATCAGctgcaggcattgtatctacctagctcttttgtatctctaactctgggaaaatctacataatctataactggttcttctaatattctgaacactccaacATACAATTATCTAAGTTGGTACAATACCATCAAGATCCACAAGataaaccacaacaacatcTCACATTACAGATctgacagaggtagacaccaatgTGGAGAAAACAAGCattaatgaagatgctggtagcagtggaaCCACCACCAGTGAGACACTAGCAAATAACACAAACAATAGAGATGCACCTCTTAATATTTTAGATGAAACtcaaagagaagaaactcttgaagaaaagaagacacatttgcaaaagaatctagcaaacatatataaataaaataaaatacatAGACTGCAGATACAGATTGAATATAAACAAAGATtaacaaataataattttctctcAGAATTTCTCTTGCAGACACAACTGACAGAGAAATCAGATAATTTTGAGAAtgtgaaatcttcaaaaGTATCTTATTACCATGATAAATTACTTGGTGAGTATAAAAGGTAGCTAGTCTTAATAAAACAGTATTTtcatctgagaaaatcactaTAAAAAGTGACAGATGCTGTTAGAATTAACTGAGCATCTAGTCATTTTTGTGATAAATTCCAGATGCATTagcagatgttggaaatagaagaagaacaaatatctatattataaaaaaaGTTCAAAACATGATATAAGAATAATGTTGaattcaagataacttgCTGTCAAGATATAATGCAACAATATTATAATACTACTCAGTAGAAAGATCAATTAATATCTTCatttttcatatatattACTGAACTTAAACAAGATCTGAAAAATCTACTGAATGAATTCTTctgtgtactctttctacagataaagctcaaAACAACTATTTGAGCTGAACTTAATAAGTTGCAATAttaattaaagatagttgCAGAACTATAAGAACAAGTAACTCTTAttaagttcattctagaaaagaagaagcaaagacagaataacaagaacttgaacaagaagaaatagaaaatctcaatcttttaagaaaaagatgtgtctcaacaagataataaagaaaaactCTTACAGTTAAAGAAGACACCTGCAAAACCACTTCTGAAGATAtctgaagagaaacacaaacaacaaatagAGAAGAGactctgtctaagatgtggTCAATTAGATTATAGGACAAAGTTTTGTtcaaacagcttcaacaagttccagcagacagatgaaaagaataagaaccagataaagactagagctgcaaagcccatgcatgaaccagatcaaatattagaaagatgggGTGTCAACCCACTAAAGAAGATAAGCAGGTGCAGTATATGTCTGTCAATCA
This window harbors:
- a CDS encoding uncharacterized protein (EggNog:ENOG410PUBJ~COG:T), with amino-acid sequence MSTPFLNLDGTPLSDPVIGYGGTGVVVQQDGTAVKIPLRYIGDSNVDIQANLKVIRHEISVYRRLRGCEGVARCFDFPGDCIRMELMENGDLTAYIKKRRPPRSDQLSWFRQMAHGLAHIHDRCVVVADIATKNLLLSADLSIRFCDFSESSILPLNTDMERVDERGYSIYTDMGQLGAVMYEVVTGYHCEFDLFRDQPSGPACAAWPRRDILPSTQDVWLGSIIERCWVKNAFQNARSLLAALELVTLDCPLEHEKKIYEHLGPHANVLADFEISLLPDRTLDKYLSQTKLNRTRQLNCMREAAAAVSYAHSKRVLIGGFTARNFLIADGQRLKLCYLGNSRVVPEHLDIGEVNEDSLSFKHDIACFGSLIYNVVTGEKFEARICQPSNPATWYHAAISENENYAIPDRMAEARRIHFPNWPWDRELPNTEGIFLGNIIQDCWALPGYMRMEDVYSP
- a CDS encoding uncharacterized protein (EggNog:ENOG410Q0C7), with the translated sequence MPKAFVGSIKKADTIYDETGFDSFKINIDFEKVEFVETLRSSEASSLFHISYCGKVRVLKIFHKQRSWLCF